In Gracilinanus agilis isolate LMUSP501 chromosome 1, AgileGrace, whole genome shotgun sequence, the sequence TCCTAACACAACAGCCTATACTACTGACACCAGAATTCTTCCAGGGATGTTCTGCATTTGTACCTCTTGGGACTGAGGGTTTCTGAGGACTCAAGAGTTGCAGGTGACTCCAAGGTCATTGAAGAGCTGCGTAGCGTGGACCAATAGGTTATTGTAGCAATTTTCTGACTGGCCCACGAATAAGGTGTAGCATGTAGAGAATGTGTGATTGGAAGGCAGTGGGTCACTTGAGAAATAAGAGCAGGAAGAACAGCTGGACAGCCTGGGTGTAGAACTGGTCCTCAGGAAAAGTAAACCCAGCTCTCCCTGGGCAGGGGCCCACTCCTGGCTGAAAAGGCACAAATAGGTTGTGATCTGAACTGTCAGGGGGATCACAAAGCCTCCGAGGAATGGGTTAAACTatgatttattaattaagaatattgTTTAACAAATCACGTTTTCTTCTTGCAGGTGCGGTGGCATCTGCCTACAACCTTGTATTTTTCCCACCTAATTCGGCTGCTGAGGGAATCCTGAGGGCTGGGAAATATACGCTCTCCATGGGTAAGAGAGACCTCTGTTCTTCCCTGATATCGTGCCTCAGTAGCCTTCTCCAGGCTTATCTCTTACTGCTACCCTTTGTTTGCCCTCCAGGCTCCATCCTTTTAAGATCCAGTTTCATTCTGACCCCTTCCTCCAGGTCCCAGTGACCTCTTCCAGCACTGTGTGTTTGACCCTGAGCACACATAGCATGGAGTTCTGCATGCATTTGTTTATTCCTTCCTGATTACACcctcattccttctcttctcatAATTTTCTCAGAACAAACACGTTCTATCTCACCCTTACtccctggagacaggaggccctgggctcagatctggcctcagacgcttcctagctgtgtgaccctgggcaagtcacttgaccccaaatgcctaatccttaccgttcttctgccctggaatggatacttagtttccattctaagagagaaggtaagagtttagcaAAAAATTAGTATCCATTAAACCTTGTATCATAAAGATTTATGTACCTCTGAACtgtcttgagggcaaggactgtgactttttcacatctttttatccccagcacctagtgCAGGGCCTGAGCAAAAGAGGTTAGTGCGTGAGGGAGTAACTTCGCAGTGGTCCCTGTAAGCTCCTTGGAGGCAGAGATGTGACATTGGCACAGCTTGTGTCCCTAAAGAATCACCAGGAACAGGGTCTCCCACAGagatactgaataaataaattagtatCTTCCCAAAGAGACTTGGAACTGCTCCAGGGCAGGTGGTGTAGCCCTGTCTCTCCAGGGTCAGAGGCCTGCCCCTGTGGGGTGGCTGGTTAGGATGTGAAGCCTGAGGGCCCCCTCCGCATGGGCACACAATCCGGGGCACAAAAGCCCCCCCAAAATGCTATGCCACCTAACTTCCTCTATTTCTCCTAATGAGATGTCTGGCCTCTTACAACCCCAGCTTTATAGCCTTGGAGTTGTCTTTGATTCCTTCTCTCTCACCCCCTGCCATCCGGTCAGTTCCCTTTTTCCCTCAGCAGTATCTGATATCTGTCCATTCTTTACTCCCACTGGGACCTAGCATAGGCTCTTTCCAACTCTTAGTTGGACTCTTCTGGTAGTTTAGCTCTTCATTGGCCTCCAGCCGTTACACACAGTAGCCTCAGGCATCTTCCCAAATGCTGCTTTGCCCATATCactactttattaaaaaaaacccttagtgCTTCCTCCTTGCCCCCACATTCCCAGCTGGCTGGCATTCTGACCCTCCGTTACCTGGTTCTAGTCCATGTGTCCATAGGCCTCCCTCATTTATTCAGTGGTCTAGCTCAACTGGCCCCCCTCTCTCTTTGTCCTCAGTTCTGTTCTTATCCTGCCCTTGTGCATTTGCTGATGCTGTCACTCATCCCTAGAGGGGACTCAAGTCCTTCTCTGACCTGATCTCTAGCTGCTAGAGAAGCCCTTCCTTTCAACAATTCTACCAGACTAAGATGTGCTGAAGCTTTATGTGTTTTTTCATAGCCTTTGTCTGGAACTCACCTTAGCACTGGCCTCAGTCTCTCTTGCATTCTTATTCGTGTACTTGTTCCCTAATACTTAAATcataaatttatctttatttattattttcattaaacttttactttccatcttagaatcagtactaagttttgattccaaggcagaagagcagtaagggctaggcatttgggggtaagtgacttgcccagggtcacactgctaggaagtgtctgaggccagatttgaacctctccTCTTTGGAAGGAGGCGCTTATATTTGTGACTGGCTTGCCCTTCTCACCCACACCTTCCCAGAGCTTTCCTCACAGCTTTGCCCAAATCCTCCCCCAGAGGGCAGCTGTTCTTTGAGAAATCTTGTTCTTTCCCAAAGTGCTGAGCACCTTGCTAAGTCTTCAGAAGAGGGCTGAGTGTTCTGTGACCTGTGCTGATCACAAATTTCCATGCCCAGTTTCCATTTGATAACAAGAGGGCACACACAGTGGTGTGAGCCTTGGGGAGCCCCTTCTCTCACCCGTAATCCCAGGAGGAAGTCCTGCTGGCATGTCCCTATCCCTTGACCAGATCTGTACCATCCTGAACTCTACTGCCTTGTCATAGAGGTTACCTGATCATCAGAAAGGGTCAGGTGTTGTATTGAGATGCCAtttggggcagcttggtggcccATTGGATAGAGAAAATgaatagatacttcctagccatgtgaccctgggaagtcactgaACCTCATCTGCTTACCCCTtgccaagagacagagacagagagagagagagagagagagagagagagagagagagagagagagatgccctTGGTGTAGACAGGGTTCACACTCTCATAAGCAGTTGTACCCCAACCCACATAAGACAGCATAGATAATGTTCGTTTGTGACTTCCTAAGTCAAGTTTGACACTGCTGGTGCCCTTTCAGAAGTGTCGTCTTCTCTACCAGGCCTGGGAGTCGGGATAGCGGTGCCCTGGTTCTGGCTCTCCCCGTCTGCCACATGACCTTGATGTGAAAGGTGGAGGCAGAGGGGGGCAGTTGGTCATCCGGGGCACTACAGTGGAGAGCTGACCCAATGGCGAGGAGGACTTGAGTCTAAATCCTGAAGTGTGGAGGTCCTGAAGGTCTGATGAGTATTCTGGGGCCTGGATTGGACATAGAAAGCTGTCCACTGATTGGTTGGCAAAAATGTGCCGAATATGTCATCTGCCTGGCACTAGTTGCTGTGGGGAGTGATAACTTATGTCGCTATACtctgtttacaaagtgctttcttcattttttttctctcctcctcctcccccaccttcCTCCTACTTCCAAATCCCATAATCCTTATAAGAAGAAAACATGGgtgggctgggggcagctgggtaactcagtggattgagagccagggctacagatgggaggttctaggttcaaatctgacctcagacacttcccacctgtgtgaccctgggcaagtcacttgacccccattgcctagtccttaccactcttctgccttggaaccaatacacagtattgactccaagatggaaggtaagggtttaaaaaaaagaagaagaagaagaaaacatgggCCATGCCCTCAAAAGCTCATCATATAGATGGGGTCCCAAAACCATTCCACATGACCTGAAACCTTGAATTAGTATAAGTCAGGAAGGCATGTGCtagaatcccacctcagatataTGTTactgaggcagccaggtggctcagtaggttgagagccaggcttagagacaggaagccccagacacttcctagttgtatgaccctatttcatatttggccccagacacttcctagttgtatgactctgggcaagtcacctaatccagtttgcctaccccttactgctcttccatcttagagtttcttctaggccaaaaagaaagcgttttttaaaaaatgatatatagGTGTGACGttgagcaaatcactcaacctctgtgAGACCCAGTTAGTTGGAGGTTGGGTTTGGTATCATCTAAGGTACTTTCCTACcttcaaatctatgattctttggtCTGGAAGTAGGAAGGCAGAGTTGAGTGAAAGTAAGGAGTTAACCCTTCTGCTGATcttgaccttgggcaggtcattgcCTCTCTATTGCAATTTCAtcattttgaaagggaagtttAGACTAAATGATGGGTACGATCTCTAATGTTTAAGGCACAGTTGACTCCCCTTATTGCACAAGAGACAGTAAGGGAGCGCCCAGCTGCTCTCTGTAAGTTCAGATCACCAAGTCCAAGAGAGTTTCCTCCTAGGGTAGTAGCTGCTGCCATTGCTGAGCCAGTGATATGGGGAAGATAAGGAAGAATAACAGAGAAGCTGCAGGGCTGGAGGCAAGTCTTGTCTAGTCACTGGCTCTGATGGCTCTGAACCGAGCTGGTGAGCTTGACTGTGACTCCTGGGAAGACTCtggaatgaattagaaaaaaggttTGCCCATATTTTGAAGGGGAGCCGGTGATGCTGAAGAGCCAGCCTGGCTTCAGCAAGAGAACAGAACATGCTAGACTAATGTCATTTCCTCTTTCAACAGCATTTTGAGCTAGAGTAGGAGAATGTTCTAGAAATCAGGAAGAGGGGGCTTTAGAGTCGTGTCATGTGGTCCAGTCCCCACATTTGGAGATGTCATTTACACAACTGTTAGTGAAGTATTTGATAAGTTCCTAATGCTTTCTTTATGGGCAAGACAGATTGGAGCTAGGTGTTACTGTGAAGAGGTTTCTGAATTGTTTGAAGGAGCAGGCCCAAAGAATAATCATGAATGATTCATTATCAGATTGTAGGAAATTCTTTGTTTGATGGCACGATGACAAGGGGTACGGGAGACCTGAGGATGGGGAAAGCAGATTAAGcgatacaaaaccaaaaaataaccATAAAAAATTCATATCAAATCAGAGGGATTTGTATGAGATTGCCCCCCAGAATTTGTTCTCATCCTTGTTTCATTAGTGCTATGGATGAAACTGCAGAGAACATCAGCTTTCTAAGCCGGGAGAGATAGCTAACATGCTGGTGCCAAGATCAGAATCCAAAAAACAATCTGGAAAGGTTACAGTGGTAGGCCAGGTCGATGCCGCCATCAGTTAAAAGTAATAATGATACAATCTCACATTTCcttagaactttaaggtttgtaaagcattttatattatataagttAACTTATTTGATTTTGATCTGTCACGTCACTCCGTGGATTTTCTTTTGATGATAcagaccacaacttgttcatatcttttcatcTTGTGTGACTCTTATTCACATCTTTTAGTCAACTCTTCACAGAGGATTTATCCAATGCACTGGAGACCTTCTAGgttaggggttcttaacctggggtccatgaatgCATGTTGGGATTTTTTGgaactttttccatttttttcaattacatttagaAATCATGTTTAACAATTGTTATCAGGCATTTTGCAATTGagattctctccttcttttcctcctctctcctttccccgaggcagtaaatagtctgatgtagGCTATGctagtgctgtcatgcaatatatatatatatatgtgtgtatatatatatatatttccatattccccacgCCATGAAAGAAGAcgtgtgtttggtttttttttaatgttaaaatattttggtcattttatttcaggataattcatttcttttgtaaATGTGTCTtactttttgcatttaaaaacattattctaagaaggggtttGGCCATAGGCTTCACTGAGCAAAAGCTAAGAATTCCTATTCTAAAGTCTTAGGGTTTTGAACATTCATTAGGTATCAGTGCAGTACTCAGATTGCCCTTAGTGACTTAGTGGCCCACCTCCTTTTTCAGTCATGCATTTCCTGGATGCCTTTTATGCCACTCCTGACATATAAATCATTGTTGGTAACGTAGTGCAGCCTATTTCCAGTCTACTTATGAATGCATTGCTCTTTAAGCCATCTAGAATCGCTATTCTTTAGCTATTATGGTGTTATATGATTCTAGGTCAATTTGACAATACTGCATAAAGTTAAGTAAAGTTCTGTATTTGAGTTTAAAAAGTCAGATTTGCATTTAAAAAGTGGGATGTAGGAAAAACAAATTGTGTGGGTTTGGAGGACTGTACACTCCATGAGTCAGTCCTGCAACATGGCAGCCAAAAGAGCTACCGTAATGTtaggctgcattaagagaggGGCAGAGTGCCCAGAATGAGGGAGGTAAGCGCCCTTCCACTCTTGTCTTGGTCAGACTGCATCTGAACTACAGGGTACAGGCCAGGTGCCATATTTGAAGGAGGACTCTGAGTCCTTGGAGAATATACAGAGGAAGGTGATGGCAATGGCAAAGATTCTTGAAGTGGTGCCATATGAGAATCAGCTGAGCCATCTTAAGTTAGAGAAGAGAAGTCTTGGGGGGACATGGTAGCGATCTTTATAGGACAGAAGGTCTATCCtaggaaagagggattagacttattcATCCAGGTCCCAGAAGGAAGAACCAGGATCAGTGGCTAAAAGCTGCTGAGAAGATTGAGGCTCAATGGTTGGAAAAAACTTAATTAAAGTTTTTCAGAAGTGAAATGGATTATCTTCGGAAGTAATGGGAAGCCAGAGATACCCGTGGCTAGAGGAGGCCTGCTTCACCACTTGTCAAGAAACGTTAGAGAGGGAATTTTTTGGTCAGGATACAGGTTGGATGAGGTAGcttttgagattctgtgattctcttaaGTCCCTGCTGcttctgacattttgtggttCCAGCCACTTTGGAGTTTTCATCTCTTTaggccagtttcctcatctgtaaaatgaaggagatagGGTAGAATGGACTGTTTAGGCCCTTCTTCTTCTCtgattctgaattttttcttggcCTTGAAAACCTTGGCATCCGTGTATTTTGTTTGCTGAgcaagagagattttttttttttttttaaacccttaccttctgtcttggagtcaatactgtgtattggctccaaggcagaagagtggtaagggctaggtaatgggggtcaaatgacttgcccagggtcacacagctaggaagtgtctgaggccagatttgaacccgggacctcctgtctctaggcctggctctccatccactgagccacccagctgtcctgtCAAGAGAGATTTTTGTTCATGTTCTTATGCCTTCTCTCCTGTTCCCCCATCTCCTCCTCTAATTACAGCTGCAATAGGTGCCATATTTGGGATTACTTCCTGTGTCAGTGCTCAAATCCGGGAAAAGCCAGATGATCCCCTGAACTACTTCTTTGGAGGCTGTGCTGCAGGCCTGGCCCTTGGAGCCCGAAGTAAGTCCCAGGCAGGCCCTTTGAAGCTCTGCCCACTGACTCATGGCTGAACTGGCTGAGCAGATCTCCAGATCCTCCAAACTAGAGGGTTGGAGGACTCTAGGGCTCAATCTCATccatccccctcattttctaggtgaggaaactgaggctaagagagccAAAGTGATTCATACAGGAAATGAGTAGCAGAGTGGAATTTAGCCCCAGGACTTCTGGTCCTGCCTGACTTTCTCTGTCAAGCAAAGAGCTTGAACTCACTGACCCCTCAGACCCCTTTTAGCTTTACTCTTGGTCCTTCTCTGCTCTTCCATGGTTGAACCAGCCAGCTGCTAGAGCGGGGCTTTGGGGGCTTTAAACTCCACAGAGGGGCCTGGCAGCAGGAAGTCTATTGTCCTTCTCCAGGACAATAGCCCTGGTTATTAAGCCCCCCACCTAGCTCTAGAGCTTAGCTGCTGTGGAGGAGAGTGGGGAGTGTCCAGGTGGCAGGAGTGGGCATAGGCGATACCCCACCGTCTGACCTTCCTCTTCTCTTGCAGTGCATAACTACACCATGGGGGCAGCAGCGTGCGTGTACATGGGTGCAGGGGCCGCCCTTTGGAAGGCGGGCAAAATGGAAGGTTGGAAGCTGGCCAATGGGCCCCGAGTCTAAGCCAACGATGCCTCTGCCGGCTGTCTTGTAAAAAAAGGTTGATGTATAGTGACCCTTTTCAACGTTTCCTCAAACAGTTCCCTGATTCTATGTGGATTTTAATAAAGCTTGATACAACTTGATGCCGTGTTGAAGGTGTTTCCTCTTTGGTCATACATTCGCCCCATCCCTCCTGTGGCCTGGATGTGTGGCCGGGTGGAACGAGGACTTTTCCACTGCTAAGAAAGAGCTTTGTAAAGTTTCcagctgcctttcagacatcttgaactggatgtctggtaaacatcttaaacttaacatgcTCAAAGCTGAACTCAATCCTCCTTCCCCTAAGCCTCCCCCCACCTTGGCTACTAGGCTCATCACCAAGCAGTCATCGTACACCCACTGACCCCCCTTTCCTCCCATGTCCAATCTGTTGCTAAAGCTGgtggatttcacctttgcaaca encodes:
- the NDUFA11 gene encoding NADH dehydrogenase [ubiquinone] 1 alpha subcomplex subunit 11, with product MASLLLKEYWDVPDGTSCHRKAFTTAKMGAAFGAVASAYNLVFFPPNSAAEGILRAGKYTLSMAAIGAIFGITSCVSAQIREKPDDPLNYFFGGCAAGLALGARMHNYTMGAAACVYMGAGAALWKAGKMEGWKLANGPRV